A single genomic interval of Shewanella halotolerans harbors:
- a CDS encoding DUF4240 domain-containing protein, whose product MNENEFWQLVTRSKPEQDQESLAAELKAKLNELDNQDLAAFDKFFSQQMRRSYLWSLWGAAYIVTGCDSEYGFAEFRAFLISLGQEWFERILLNPDALAELPAWPEKDGYAYPFVEDYDLIAGQIYEDRTGEELPFVPSGQATPQGKKFSPKKKQLKATYPQLFQLFPF is encoded by the coding sequence ATGAACGAGAATGAATTTTGGCAGTTAGTCACCCGCAGCAAGCCTGAGCAAGATCAGGAGAGCCTGGCGGCGGAGCTTAAGGCGAAGCTGAACGAACTCGACAACCAAGACTTGGCGGCTTTCGACAAGTTCTTCTCGCAGCAGATGCGTCGATCTTACCTCTGGTCGCTGTGGGGCGCCGCCTACATAGTGACCGGGTGCGACAGCGAATATGGCTTTGCCGAATTTCGCGCTTTCCTGATCTCCCTGGGGCAGGAGTGGTTCGAGCGGATACTGCTTAACCCGGATGCCTTGGCCGAGCTGCCCGCCTGGCCGGAGAAGGATGGCTATGCCTATCCCTTCGTAGAGGATTACGATCTGATCGCCGGGCAGATCTATGAAGATCGCACTGGCGAGGAGTTGCCCTTTGTGCCTTCTGGGCAGGCGACGCCTCAGGGGAAGAAGTTTTCGCCCAAGAAAAAACAGCTGAAGGCGACTTACCCTCAGCTGTTTCAGTTATTTCCTTTCTAG
- a CDS encoding MaoC/PaaZ C-terminal domain-containing protein, whose amino-acid sequence MPSLLSLYRKIFFGRKPGWDEQPLPHVKVTCPQVAVRGDKVAQYAKVCGFEFDGQQLPLTYLYVMVFRLHASIFTLDAITFPLLGMIHLKNSITRYRTTSVDERYDLECELTSSQMTDSGLEFELVSRAFVGGELVWESLSTYLYRIEGSGKRARPPKASPMSWSNPVSWELSEDLGRRYAKASGDYNLIHLHPVLSKRFGFDRVLAHGMWSKARSVAQLMPEIGDKPCTVEVAFKLPLLMPAQVSFDFDTESAEGLMFELRDVKGRRPHLTGQVKFHD is encoded by the coding sequence ATGCCGTCGCTGTTATCGCTTTATCGCAAGATCTTTTTTGGCCGAAAGCCAGGCTGGGACGAGCAGCCTCTGCCCCATGTTAAGGTGACCTGTCCACAGGTGGCAGTGCGCGGCGATAAGGTCGCCCAATATGCCAAGGTGTGTGGCTTCGAGTTCGATGGTCAGCAGCTACCGTTGACCTATCTTTATGTCATGGTGTTTCGCCTGCATGCCAGCATCTTTACCTTAGATGCGATCACCTTCCCCTTGCTGGGCATGATCCACCTGAAGAACAGTATTACCCGTTACCGCACCACGAGTGTGGATGAGCGCTATGATCTTGAGTGTGAGCTGACCAGCAGTCAGATGACAGACTCAGGGTTGGAGTTTGAGCTGGTGTCTCGCGCCTTTGTCGGCGGCGAGCTGGTGTGGGAGTCGCTGTCGACCTATCTCTACCGTATCGAGGGTAGCGGCAAGCGCGCGCGTCCGCCTAAGGCGAGCCCAATGAGCTGGTCGAATCCGGTTAGCTGGGAACTGAGCGAAGATCTTGGTCGTCGCTATGCCAAGGCATCGGGCGACTATAACCTGATCCACCTGCATCCCGTGCTGTCTAAGCGTTTCGGTTTCGATCGCGTGCTGGCCCATGGCATGTGGTCTAAGGCACGAAGCGTGGCCCAGCTGATGCCTGAGATCGGCGATAAGCCTTGTACCGTAGAGGTGGCCTTCAAGTTGCCGCTACTCATGCCGGCCCAGGTGAGTTTCGATTTCGATACCGAGAGTGCCGAGGGGCTGATGTTCGAACTGCGCGACGTCAAGGGGCGCAGACCGCACCTGACGGGTCAGGTGAAGTTTCACGACTAA
- a CDS encoding methyltransferase, translating to MQDKNFDALAGKFAKNIYGTPKGEVRAAVLWRDISQAMTQLPEGPLRILDAGGGFGFFSQKLAKLGHSVTLCDISSEMLALGQAQITEYESNSGEKLDITLLHAPIQSLSREDLGQFDLILCHAVAEWLSDAKQTLAGLTQLLKPRGLFSLMFYNKEAMRFHSLISGNFDYVAADFKVKKKVGLTPSYPLYIDDVRGWVSDWQMELVTASGVRVIHDYLKTHQPPNSDFSQLLEMELQYSTHPAYIGLGRYVHFITRWQR from the coding sequence GTGCAAGACAAAAACTTCGATGCATTAGCCGGTAAATTTGCCAAGAACATCTACGGCACGCCTAAGGGCGAGGTCCGCGCCGCCGTGCTGTGGCGGGATATCTCCCAGGCCATGACACAACTGCCCGAGGGGCCACTGCGTATTCTGGACGCCGGCGGCGGCTTCGGCTTCTTTAGCCAGAAGCTGGCGAAGCTTGGCCATAGCGTCACCCTGTGCGATATCTCCAGCGAGATGTTGGCCCTGGGTCAGGCGCAAATTACAGAGTATGAAAGCAATAGCGGTGAGAAGCTGGACATCACACTGCTGCACGCACCGATTCAATCCCTGAGCCGGGAAGATCTTGGCCAGTTCGACCTCATCCTCTGCCATGCGGTGGCCGAGTGGCTCAGCGATGCCAAGCAGACCCTGGCCGGTCTGACCCAGTTGTTAAAACCCCGGGGGCTGTTTTCCCTCATGTTCTACAACAAGGAGGCGATGCGCTTTCACAGCCTGATCTCGGGTAACTTCGACTATGTGGCGGCGGATTTCAAGGTGAAGAAGAAGGTGGGCCTGACCCCAAGCTACCCCCTGTATATCGACGATGTGCGAGGTTGGGTGAGTGATTGGCAGATGGAGCTGGTAACGGCCTCTGGCGTGCGGGTGATCCACGACTACCTCAAGACCCACCAGCCCCCTAATTCAGATTTCAGCCAGCTGCTGGAGATGGAGCTGCAATATTCGACCCACCCCGCCTACATAGGCCTGGGGCGCTACGTCCACTTCATCACCCGTTGGCAAAGATAG
- a CDS encoding prephenate dehydrogenase yields the protein MPHSHLIEQLKENLQLAYRQAIDADAKLDELKKAGHGKFTTIFTQDEGFTSRSNRFGPYVQELADEMTKLPSQGDGLAPALESFVRKLGVLLQTLQAFKSQAK from the coding sequence ATGCCACATAGTCACCTAATAGAGCAACTGAAAGAGAACCTGCAGTTGGCTTATCGTCAGGCCATCGACGCCGATGCCAAACTGGATGAGTTAAAGAAGGCCGGCCACGGTAAATTCACCACCATCTTCACCCAAGATGAAGGCTTTACCTCGCGCAGCAACCGCTTCGGTCCCTATGTACAGGAGCTGGCCGACGAGATGACCAAGCTGCCAAGCCAAGGCGATGGTCTGGCCCCGGCGCTGGAGAGTTTCGTGCGGAAGCTAGGAGTACTGCTACAGACCCTGCAGGCATTTAAGAGCCAGGCCAAGTAA
- a CDS encoding formate--tetrahydrofolate ligase yields the protein MLTDIEISRQASLQPIESIATAFGILPHELSPYGRTKAKVDLAITNRIKDNKHGKLVIVTAVTPTPFGEGKTVTSIGLTQGLQAIGKKSCACIRQPSMGPVFGIKGGAAGGGLAQVVPMEDLNLHLTGDIHAVTSAHNLAAAAIDARLYHEQRLGCEAFREQSGLAPLDIDPEKILWRRVVDQNERSLRTITVGLGDVNGPVHQGGFDISAASELMAILALSRDLKDLRARIGRIVLAQNKQGNYISAEDLGVAGAMTAIMSQAISPTLMQTLSGAPCLIHAGPFANIAHGNSSIIADDIALRLADIVVTEGGFGSDMGFEKFCNIKTRQSGNAPDAAVLVVTVKALKSHNPDAGSEMDKLAAGYANLSWHISNVAKYGLPLVVAINRFAEDTQEELDWLKARVLQEGVFACEVCEAFTQGAEGAVALARAVVRATEQPSQFRYLYETKQSIEAKLLTIAEAGYGASGISLSDTAKAQLTQLQRHGFDKLALCIAKTPMSVSHDPKLKGAPQGFELPIAELKLNAGAGFITALVGKVMTMPGLGIRPGYLNIDIDERGEITGLA from the coding sequence ATGCTGACTGACATCGAAATTTCACGCCAAGCCAGCTTACAACCCATAGAAAGCATAGCTACTGCTTTCGGGATCTTGCCCCACGAATTAAGCCCTTACGGCAGAACCAAGGCCAAGGTCGATCTGGCTATCACCAACCGAATTAAAGATAACAAACATGGTAAGTTAGTGATAGTCACGGCGGTAACGCCGACTCCCTTCGGCGAAGGCAAGACAGTGACCAGTATCGGCCTGACCCAGGGCTTACAGGCGATCGGCAAGAAGAGCTGCGCCTGTATCCGTCAACCCAGCATGGGACCTGTGTTTGGCATCAAGGGTGGCGCCGCCGGTGGTGGCCTGGCCCAGGTGGTGCCCATGGAAGATCTCAACCTGCATCTGACCGGCGACATACACGCGGTGACCAGTGCCCATAACTTGGCGGCCGCGGCCATTGATGCCCGCCTCTATCATGAACAGCGTCTGGGCTGTGAGGCCTTTCGCGAACAATCTGGGCTAGCGCCCTTAGATATCGATCCCGAGAAGATCTTATGGCGCCGGGTAGTAGATCAGAATGAGCGCAGCCTGCGCACCATCACGGTCGGCCTTGGTGATGTTAACGGCCCTGTGCATCAGGGCGGTTTCGATATCAGCGCCGCCTCCGAGTTGATGGCGATTCTGGCACTGAGCCGGGATCTTAAGGACTTGCGTGCCCGTATCGGTCGTATTGTGCTGGCGCAGAACAAACAGGGCAACTACATCAGCGCCGAAGATCTAGGTGTGGCCGGCGCCATGACGGCCATCATGAGTCAGGCCATCTCGCCGACCTTGATGCAGACCCTAAGTGGTGCCCCTTGTCTGATCCATGCTGGCCCCTTCGCCAACATCGCCCATGGTAACTCGTCGATCATCGCCGACGATATCGCCCTCAGGCTGGCAGATATCGTGGTGACCGAGGGGGGCTTCGGCTCCGATATGGGCTTCGAGAAATTCTGTAATATCAAGACCCGTCAGTCGGGCAATGCGCCGGATGCGGCGGTATTGGTGGTGACGGTCAAGGCGCTCAAGTCTCATAATCCTGACGCAGGTAGCGAGATGGATAAGCTTGCAGCCGGCTATGCCAACCTCAGCTGGCACATCAGTAACGTGGCCAAGTATGGTTTGCCGCTGGTGGTGGCCATCAACCGCTTCGCCGAGGATACTCAGGAGGAGCTAGACTGGCTCAAGGCCCGCGTGCTGCAAGAGGGCGTGTTTGCCTGCGAAGTCTGCGAAGCCTTTACCCAGGGAGCCGAGGGGGCGGTGGCGCTGGCCAGGGCCGTGGTACGCGCTACCGAGCAGCCGAGCCAGTTTCGTTATCTCTATGAGACCAAGCAGTCTATCGAGGCCAAGCTGCTGACCATCGCCGAGGCAGGTTACGGCGCCAGCGGCATCAGTTTATCCGACACGGCCAAGGCTCAGCTGACTCAGCTGCAACGCCATGGGTTCGATAAGCTGGCGCTCTGTATCGCCAAGACGCCCATGTCGGTCAGCCATGATCCTAAGCTCAAGGGGGCGCCACAAGGGTTCGAGCTGCCCATCGCCGAGCTGAAACTCAATGCCGGTGCCGGCTTTATAACGGCGCTGGTGGGTAAGGTGATGACCATGCCAGGACTTGGGATACGTCCCGGTTACCTCAACATAGATATCGATGAGCGAGGCGAGATCACCGGTCTAGCCTAA
- a CDS encoding DUF3016 domain-containing protein: protein MKFQSLLLVGALVSLNLAAEEAKENPVTEAGVVKITWQDVDSYRDVKAVGDIQSRYEQRVFDTLTKNLNKAAEKTLKPNQKLELVVTDVDLAGDVRPTFGATPNDIRLIEDIYPPRMTFSYQVLDGDNVVIAGDEKLRDMSFMHTTGVMNDKPLRHESKMLSDWLKKTVQPKL from the coding sequence ATGAAGTTTCAATCTCTACTCTTGGTGGGAGCACTGGTGTCACTCAACCTTGCCGCCGAAGAAGCCAAAGAGAATCCAGTCACAGAGGCCGGGGTGGTCAAGATCACCTGGCAGGATGTCGACAGCTACCGTGATGTGAAGGCGGTGGGTGACATTCAGTCCCGCTATGAGCAGCGTGTTTTCGACACCCTGACCAAGAACCTCAATAAGGCCGCCGAGAAGACGCTTAAGCCGAATCAGAAGCTGGAGCTGGTGGTGACAGACGTGGATCTGGCCGGTGATGTGCGCCCCACCTTTGGCGCGACCCCTAACGACATTCGTCTGATCGAAGATATCTACCCGCCACGCATGACCTTTAGTTACCAGGTGCTCGACGGTGATAATGTGGTGATCGCCGGTGACGAGAAGCTCAGAGACATGAGTTTCATGCACACCACAGGTGTGATGAACGACAAGCCCCTGAGACACGAGTCTAAGATGCTGAGCGATTGGCTGAAGAAGACGGTGCAGCCCAAACTCTAA
- a CDS encoding bifunctional diguanylate cyclase/phosphodiesterase, whose protein sequence is MTAIDLSSELDKIIENEKIHVLFQPIFNINSQRLHGFEALSRGPEHSALFSPVPLFQTAAHEGRLSELEEICRRHSIRQFDARELPGKLFINISPKALLEPSHAKGLTLSLVQELGLSPDQIVIELSEQYPADDIDLLKECLNHYRSQGFLTAIDDLGTGYSGLRLWSELAPDYVKIDRHFIHQIDQSPVKQEFVRSIIDLCQSLSCKVIAEGIETPAELALLTQLGIVYCQGYLLGRPQTQPTQSLTAVAPQETKQRQTRYAESAESLSTRTICVTPQTKLKALSARFVRSPHLQVVAIVDAEQKPLGVVDRAQLMELFSTPYGRALHENSPVIEVMNDKVLKVPACMPISEVSQCLTAEHGTVAQHFMVMRDQQLLGIGHTKDLLQQITEQRIKMARHANPLSGLPGNIPIQEELQRLRQQGRAFYLAYFDLCHFKPYNDIYGFCRGDEVIQSLALRLQQQLGCEHFVGHVGGDDFVVIGTSQAIVDECRRLLLDFNQDRESFYSPDDWLAQCVMAEDRQGQRVAHPLISLCVGLLPPEVTRFCDEQGLSAYSAAAKKQAKAALNGFSLFTPAPNDAAIAMYRPLKFA, encoded by the coding sequence ATGACAGCAATCGACCTGAGCAGTGAACTGGATAAGATCATCGAGAATGAGAAGATCCATGTGCTGTTTCAGCCCATCTTCAACATCAACAGCCAGCGGCTACATGGCTTCGAGGCCCTGAGCCGGGGACCCGAGCATAGCGCCCTCTTCTCTCCCGTGCCCCTGTTTCAGACCGCGGCCCACGAGGGACGCCTGTCCGAGCTTGAAGAGATCTGCCGTCGTCATTCCATCAGACAGTTCGATGCCCGCGAGTTGCCGGGCAAGCTGTTTATCAACATCTCCCCCAAGGCCCTGCTGGAACCCAGCCACGCCAAGGGGCTCACCCTCAGCCTGGTTCAGGAGCTGGGGCTGTCGCCGGATCAGATAGTAATAGAGCTGTCGGAGCAATATCCCGCCGACGATATCGATCTCCTGAAGGAGTGCCTTAACCACTACCGTAGCCAGGGGTTTCTGACCGCCATCGACGACCTCGGCACCGGCTATTCAGGGCTGCGACTCTGGTCCGAACTGGCACCAGACTATGTGAAGATAGACCGCCACTTCATCCACCAAATCGACCAATCACCGGTGAAGCAGGAGTTTGTCCGCTCCATCATAGATCTCTGCCAGAGCCTCAGCTGTAAGGTAATTGCCGAAGGGATAGAGACACCAGCGGAACTGGCGCTGCTAACCCAGCTCGGCATAGTCTATTGTCAGGGCTACCTATTGGGCCGCCCCCAAACGCAACCGACACAGTCACTGACGGCAGTGGCGCCCCAGGAGACCAAGCAGCGACAGACCCGTTACGCCGAATCGGCCGAAAGTCTGTCGACCCGCACCATATGTGTGACGCCCCAGACCAAGTTGAAGGCCCTGAGCGCCCGCTTCGTGCGCTCGCCGCACCTGCAGGTAGTCGCCATCGTCGATGCCGAGCAGAAGCCACTTGGAGTCGTCGACAGGGCGCAGTTGATGGAGCTGTTCAGCACCCCCTATGGCCGCGCACTGCACGAGAACAGCCCTGTGATAGAGGTGATGAATGACAAGGTACTGAAGGTGCCAGCCTGCATGCCGATCTCCGAGGTGAGTCAGTGTCTGACCGCAGAACATGGCACGGTTGCGCAACATTTCATGGTGATGCGTGACCAACAACTGTTAGGAATAGGCCACACCAAAGATCTGCTGCAACAGATCACCGAGCAGCGCATCAAAATGGCTCGTCACGCCAACCCCCTGAGCGGTCTTCCTGGCAACATCCCCATACAGGAGGAGCTACAGCGCCTGCGCCAACAGGGCCGCGCCTTCTACCTGGCCTACTTTGACCTGTGCCACTTCAAGCCCTACAACGATATCTATGGCTTCTGCCGCGGCGATGAGGTGATCCAATCTTTGGCGCTACGCCTGCAGCAGCAACTGGGGTGCGAGCATTTTGTCGGCCATGTGGGCGGCGATGATTTTGTGGTGATAGGCACAAGCCAGGCGATCGTCGACGAGTGTCGCCGCCTACTGCTCGACTTTAACCAAGACAGAGAATCCTTCTACAGCCCAGACGACTGGCTGGCCCAATGTGTAATGGCCGAAGACAGACAGGGACAGAGGGTGGCTCACCCCTTGATCAGTTTGTGTGTCGGCCTGTTGCCCCCCGAGGTGACTCGCTTTTGCGACGAGCAGGGGCTGTCGGCCTACAGCGCGGCGGCAAAAAAACAGGCCAAAGCCGCATTAAATGGCTTTAGCCTGTTTACGCCCGCGCCCAACGACGCGGCAATTGCCATGTATCGGCCGCTCAAGTTCGCCTGA
- a CDS encoding aldo/keto reductase gives MSQQSFTFSPFIAGFWRLDSWQQTSQQTLALIEHYLSLGVTCMDHADIYGEYSCEALFGRALALKPELRQQMQIVTKCGIKPAFASTPERYVNHYDTGYQHILTSVDNSLKALRVDEIDLLLIHRPDPLMNADEVAQAFEQLYQTGKVRHFGVSNFTPAQFDLLQSRLDRPLVTNQLEISPLAMHTLSDGSLDQAQQYRCPPMAWSCLGGGEIFSSQSEQAKRLRQTLTKIAADHGTDDISQIIYAWVMALPSQPRPIIGSGNPERISAAVAAGEIKLDRQEWFSIWQASTGHSVP, from the coding sequence ATGAGTCAGCAAAGCTTTACATTCTCCCCCTTTATCGCCGGCTTCTGGCGCCTGGATAGCTGGCAACAGACATCGCAGCAGACCCTGGCGTTGATCGAACACTACCTCAGCCTGGGCGTGACCTGTATGGATCATGCGGACATCTATGGCGAGTACAGCTGCGAGGCACTGTTTGGCCGCGCACTGGCCCTCAAGCCCGAGCTGAGACAGCAGATGCAGATAGTCACCAAGTGCGGCATCAAGCCTGCCTTCGCCTCGACACCTGAGCGCTACGTCAACCACTATGACACAGGCTATCAGCACATTCTCACCAGCGTCGATAACTCGCTTAAGGCGCTGCGGGTTGATGAGATAGACCTGCTGCTGATCCACAGACCAGATCCCCTGATGAATGCCGACGAGGTCGCCCAGGCCTTCGAGCAGCTCTATCAGACCGGCAAGGTGCGCCACTTCGGCGTCTCCAACTTCACCCCGGCCCAGTTTGACCTGTTGCAGTCCCGGCTGGATCGCCCCCTGGTGACCAACCAGCTGGAGATCTCGCCCTTAGCCATGCATACCCTGAGCGATGGCAGCCTGGATCAGGCGCAGCAGTATCGTTGCCCGCCCATGGCCTGGTCCTGCCTAGGTGGCGGCGAGATCTTCAGCAGCCAGAGCGAGCAGGCCAAGCGACTTCGCCAGACGTTAACCAAGATAGCCGCCGACCATGGCACGGACGATATCAGCCAGATCATCTACGCCTGGGTGATGGCCCTGCCGAGCCAGCCAAGGCCTATCATAGGTAGCGGTAATCCTGAGCGGATCAGTGCCGCCGTCGCCGCCGGCGAGATAAAACTCGACAGGCAGGAGTGGTTTAGCATCTGGCAAGCCTCCACCGGCCACAGCGTCCCTTAG
- a CDS encoding HU family DNA-binding protein translates to MNKTELVAKIAESAELTKAEAARALKSFEETVAEAMKNGEKISIVGFGSFETTSRAARTGRNPQTGKEIQIPAAVVPKFKAGKTLKDSVN, encoded by the coding sequence ATGAATAAAACTGAACTTGTTGCAAAAATAGCGGAAAGCGCTGAACTCACTAAAGCTGAAGCTGCTCGCGCCTTAAAGTCTTTCGAAGAAACGGTAGCGGAAGCGATGAAGAACGGCGAAAAAATCTCTATTGTAGGTTTTGGTTCTTTCGAGACCACTAGCCGTGCAGCACGTACAGGCCGCAACCCACAGACGGGCAAAGAAATTCAGATCCCAGCGGCTGTAGTACCTAAGTTTAAAGCCGGTAAGACGCTAAAAGACAGCGTAAACTAA
- a CDS encoding TraB/GumN family protein yields the protein MATSRPRLLTIGILLLTGIMSLSAMAAGDDKPPFYKITYQGKQTYLLGSIHIGQADFYPMAEQIEAAFAKSGALAVEADTNKADIMGLIRKYGLAQVAADAKTQTRLEEYCHTRREICTPMQPYAPWMQAMQFSVMRFASLGYQAQWGVDQMMLSKNGSRPVIELESTEYQFKLMASFSPQMQWDMVLEAIDAPDEEMVQLIKAWRSGDEAGLDALMQGQMLHDGDKELIDKMLWQRNEQMTAKIRSLMMQQDGPSPLFVVVGAGHVVGDKGIPAKFTGIEGAKVQNCWQTACN from the coding sequence ATGGCAACAAGTCGACCGCGTTTATTAACTATAGGGATTCTACTACTGACAGGGATCATGTCACTCAGCGCGATGGCCGCCGGTGATGACAAGCCGCCCTTCTATAAGATCACTTATCAAGGCAAGCAGACCTATCTGTTGGGATCGATTCATATCGGCCAGGCCGATTTTTACCCCATGGCAGAACAGATCGAAGCGGCCTTTGCCAAGTCGGGCGCCCTGGCGGTTGAGGCCGACACTAACAAGGCGGATATCATGGGGCTGATCCGCAAGTATGGTTTGGCTCAGGTGGCGGCCGATGCCAAGACCCAGACGCGCCTTGAAGAATACTGCCATACTCGCCGCGAGATCTGTACGCCCATGCAGCCCTACGCACCCTGGATGCAGGCTATGCAGTTTAGCGTGATGCGTTTCGCCTCCCTGGGCTATCAGGCCCAGTGGGGCGTGGATCAGATGATGCTGAGCAAGAACGGTTCGCGCCCTGTGATCGAGCTTGAGAGCACAGAGTATCAGTTTAAGCTGATGGCCTCTTTCAGCCCGCAGATGCAGTGGGATATGGTGCTGGAGGCGATAGATGCGCCGGATGAGGAGATGGTGCAGCTGATCAAGGCCTGGCGCAGTGGCGATGAGGCGGGGCTCGATGCCTTGATGCAGGGGCAGATGCTGCACGATGGCGATAAGGAGCTTATCGACAAGATGCTGTGGCAACGCAACGAGCAGATGACGGCCAAGATCAGATCCTTGATGATGCAGCAAGATGGCCCGTCGCCGCTGTTTGTGGTGGTTGGTGCTGGGCACGTGGTGGGGGATAAGGGGATACCCGCCAAGTTTACCGGCATAGAAGGAGCCAAGGTACAAAATTGCTGGCAGACGGCCTGTAACTAA
- a CDS encoding MCP proteins methylation stimulator CheD, producing the protein MQAEATLFPVRPEFEAIPRQWDSRHDAVVARVDPGNFYVTAHDELIFTRLGSCVAACIWDPLLGIGGLNHFLLPERQLHEDWHQLTSYTCRYGNWAMEQLINSILSLGGMRNRLKAKVFGGAQMTATSVLNVGESNISFVKNYLKTEGIEIVSEDLGGPWPRKVLFHPNSGKVKLMRLSPERISKMMSEEQRYLKQIVTAQGESQVELFD; encoded by the coding sequence ATGCAGGCAGAGGCGACCCTTTTCCCCGTTCGACCGGAATTTGAAGCGATTCCCCGCCAGTGGGATAGCCGCCACGACGCCGTGGTGGCCAGGGTCGATCCCGGCAACTTCTATGTCACCGCCCATGATGAGCTGATCTTCACCCGCCTGGGTTCCTGCGTCGCCGCCTGCATCTGGGACCCCTTGCTGGGCATAGGCGGCCTCAATCATTTCCTGCTGCCCGAGCGGCAACTCCATGAAGACTGGCATCAGCTGACCAGCTATACCTGCCGCTATGGCAACTGGGCCATGGAGCAGCTGATTAACAGCATTTTGAGTCTGGGTGGCATGCGTAATCGCCTCAAGGCCAAGGTCTTCGGCGGCGCGCAGATGACTGCCACTAGTGTGCTAAACGTCGGCGAGTCCAATATCAGCTTTGTGAAGAACTACCTCAAGACTGAGGGCATAGAGATAGTGAGCGAAGATCTTGGCGGGCCCTGGCCGCGTAAGGTGCTGTTTCATCCCAACAGCGGCAAGGTTAAGCTGATGCGCCTGTCACCTGAGCGGATTAGTAAGATGATGAGCGAAGAGCAGCGCTACCTGAAACAGATAGTCACGGCTCAAGGGGAGAGCCAGGTGGAGCTGTTCGATTAG